In Aspergillus luchuensis IFO 4308 DNA, chromosome 1, nearly complete sequence, the following are encoded in one genomic region:
- a CDS encoding SH3 domain-containing protein (COG:T;~EggNog:ENOG410PPWP;~InterPro:IPR001452,IPR036028;~PFAM:PF07653,PF00018,PF14604;~go_function: GO:0005515 - protein binding [Evidence IEA]), with protein sequence MSMASQSDFFSAMTNRSLRNVRSELEFLADASVITPQQLSSILSQLPRDDERSRAPVPQQQPPVQQPPVVAQQPPAPYSPPTNQFANTTLNEKATYQQPPPQQYSTPPVPPPAYPQAPPVLSIASALYAYTPTDPGDLALQPNDRIQVLEHMNADWWRGRNERTNLEGIFPRSYVNVLNDKAVSSPPPTNYGNMPLEVSQSGSAPPGEEGKKSKFEEQGKKFGKKMGNAAIFGAGATVGSNIVNSIF encoded by the exons ATGAGCATGGCGTCCCAGTccgacttcttctcggcTATGACCAACCGGTCGCTCCGCAACGTCCGATCG GAACTTGAGTTTCTCGCAGATGCATCAGTCATTACTCCGCAACAACTCTCATCCATTCTATCGCAACTACCGAGGGACGATGAACGCAGCAGAGCCCCCgtgcctcagcagcagccaccagTGCAACAACCACCTGTCGTCGCCCAGCAGCCCCCTGCCCCGTACTCTCCTCCTACGAACCAGTTTGCAAACACTACCTTGAACGAGAAGGCCACTTaccagcagcctcctccgcaacAGTACTCAACCCCGCCTGTTCCGCCACCTGCTTATCCCCAAGCTCCACCGGTACTGTCTATCGCCTCGGCGCTCTATGCCTACACTCCGACGGATCCCGGAGACTTGGCTCTCCAGCCAAACGATCGTATTCAAGTCTTGGAACACATGAATGCCGACT GGTGGCGTGGTCGTAATGAGCGCACCAACCTTGAGGGTATCTTCCCTCGGAGCTACGTGAACGTGCTGAATGACAAGGCCGTTTCGTCTCCTCCCCCGACCAACTATGGAAACATGCCGCTGGAAGTCAGCCAGAGTGGCTCGGCGCCCCCgggtgaggagggcaagAAGTCCAAGTTTGAGGAGCAGGGCAAGAAGTTTGGCAAGAAGATGGGCAATGCCG CTATCTTCGGTGCCGGTGCTACCGTCGGTTCGAACATTGTCAACAGCATCTTTTAG